In one window of Senegalia massiliensis DNA:
- a CDS encoding TetR family transcriptional regulator — MENYNVNYKEIILSKAKEIAMNEGIIKINIRTVAKNSGIAIGTVYNYFPSKGDLLVAVIEDFWEGVFKDIDWRGLADNNFYDNLEKVYSVLHDYLHNFKENWLEQLALLKTQEKLIGRQKEDEYFQKMYSKIILLIDMDSNLQQYQWSQTISKENMAEFIFENMLIMLKKEKGDMKFFIELLKKIMSN; from the coding sequence GTGGAAAACTATAATGTAAATTATAAAGAGATTATCTTATCTAAAGCTAAAGAAATTGCCATGAATGAAGGTATAATCAAAATAAATATCCGTACTGTAGCAAAAAACAGTGGTATTGCTATTGGAACAGTATATAACTATTTTCCCTCAAAGGGTGATTTGCTAGTAGCTGTTATTGAAGACTTCTGGGAAGGAGTTTTTAAGGATATTGATTGGAGAGGTTTAGCAGATAATAATTTTTATGACAATCTAGAAAAAGTTTATAGTGTTTTACATGATTATCTTCACAACTTTAAAGAGAATTGGCTAGAACAGTTGGCTCTGCTAAAAACACAGGAGAAATTAATTGGAAGACAAAAAGAAGATGAATATTTCCAAAAGATGTATAGTAAAATAATATTATTAATAGATATGGATAGTAATTTACAACAATATCAATGGTCGCAAACTATTTCAAAAGAAAATATGGCAGAGTTTATATTCGAAAATATGCTAATTATGCTTAAAAAAGAAAAAGGGGATATGAAATTTTTTATTGAACTCTTAAAAAAAATAATGTCAAATTGA